From Streptomyces sp. SCSIO 75703:
ATCTGGGCGAAGGAGGAGTGCCGCCGTACCCTTGGGGGTATGGGCTTGGGAAGACGATTCCCGGACACAGCTCCGCCGCACACCGTGGTCCCACCCATAAAGGACAAAAACGCCGAGACAGTCATGGCCGGTCACGAATTCTTCGAACCCGCGGACCGTAAGCGGCCCGTCGCCGAACCGACGGCGGCCGAGCCCCTGGCGGCCGAAGACCCACGCCAGTTGTGCGACCCAGCCTTCAAGCACGGCGTCGTCGTCGGATTCGACGGCTCCACCTCCAGCGAGCGCGCGCTGGCCTATGCCATCGGCATGGCCCGCCGGCTGGGGGCCGGACTGGTCATCGTGCACGTCGCCAACCGCCTGCCCACCACGGTGTGGGCGGGGTGCGAGCCCCCCGTCTTCGTCGACGTCCCGGACCACCGCACCGAGGTGCTCGGGCTGGAGCTGGCCTGTGCGGACCACCTCTCCGAGGTGCCCTGGATCCTGGTCGAGCGCGGCGGCGACATCTGTCACGAACTGGAGGAGGTCGGCCGCGAGTACGAGGCGGACGCGATCGTCGTCGGTTCCAGCCACGGCGTCGTGGGCCGCCTCTTCGGCTCCGTGGCCGGGCGCCTCGCCAAGCGGGCCCGCCGCCCCGTGGTGGTCATCCCGTAGCGGGCACCCGTCCCCCCGCCCGGCGTCCTGCGCGGCGCGCCCGGGCGGGGTCCGTACGGGCCCCGGCGGGCCGGGGGTTACTCGACCGTCACCGACTTGGCGAGGTTGCGGGGCTTGTCGATGTCCCGGCCGAGCGCCAGCGCCGTGTGGTAGGCGAGGAGTTGCAGCGGGATGCCGAGCAGGATCGGGTCCAGCTCGTCCTCGTTCTTCGGGACCACGATGGTGTGGTCGGCCTGCTCCTGCTTCCGGTGCGCCACGGCGAGGATCGGGCCGCTGCGGGCCTTGATCTCCTCCATCGCCGCCCGGTTCTTCTCCAGCAGGTCGTCGTCGGGCACGATCGCCACCGTCGGCAGCGCCGGTTCGATCAGGGCGAGCGGACCGTGCTTCAGCTCGGAGGCCGGGTACGCCTCGGCGTGGATGTAGGAGACCTCCTTGAGCTTCAGGGACGCCTCGCGGGCCACCGGGTAGCCCCGGACGCGGCCGATGAAGAGCATCGAGCGGGCCTCGGCGCAGCGCGCGGCCAGCTTCTCGATCTCGTCCTCGCGCGCCAGGATCCCGGAGATCTGCTCCGGCAGCCGGCGCAGCCCCTCGATGATCCGGCGCCCGTCGCGCACCGACAGGTCGCGGGTGCGGCCCAGGTGCAGGGCGAGCAGCGCGAAGGCGACGGTCGTGTTGGTGAAGCACTTGGTGGAGACCACGCACACCTCGGGACCGGCGTGCACGTACATGCCCCCGTCGGCCTCGCGGGCGATGGCCGAGCCGACCACGTTGACGATGCCGAGCACCCGGGCGCCCTTGCGCTTCAGCTCCTGCACCGCGGCGAGCACGTCGTAGGTCTCCCCGGACTGGGAGACGGCGACGTACAGCGTGTCCGGGTCGACGACCGGGTCGCGGTAGCGGAACTCCGAGGCGGGCTCGGCGTCCGCGGGGATACGGGCCAGCTCCTCGATCATCTGGGCGCCGATCATCCCGGCGTGGTACGAGGTGCCGCAGCCGAGGATCTTCACCCGGCGCACCGCGCGCGCCTCGCGGGCGCCCAGGTTCAGGCCGCCGAGGTGCACGGTGGAGAAGCGGTCGTCGATCCGGCCGCGCAGCACCCGGTCCACGGCCTCCGCCTGCTCGTGGATCTCCTTGTGCATGTAGGTGTCGTGGCCGCCCATGTCGTACGAGGCCGCCTCCCACTCCACGGTGGTCGGCTCGGCGGTCGTACGGGTGCCCTCGGTGGTGTACGTACGGAAGTCGTCGGCCTTGAGCGTGGCCATCTCGCCGTCGCCCAGGGTGACTATCTGCCGGGTGTGGGTGACCAGCGCGGCGATGTCGGAGGCGACGAACATCTCCTTCTCGCCGATGCCGAGGACGACCGGCGAGCCGTTGCGGGCGACGACGATGCGCTCGGGGAAGCCGGCGTGCATGACCGCGATGCCGTAGGTGCCCTCGACGAGCCGGAGCGTGTCGCGGACCTTGTCCTCCAGCCGCGCCGCCTCGGAGCGGGCGATGAGGTGGACGAGGACCTCGGTGTCGGTCTCGGAGAGGAACTCGACGCCGTCCGCCTCCAGCTTGCGGCGCAGGTCGGCGGCGTTGTCGATGATGCCGTTGTGGACGACGGCGACCTTCTCGTCGGCCGACAGGTGCGGGTGGGCGTTGACGTCGGAGGGGGCGCCGTGGGTGGCCCAGCGGGTGTGGGCGATGCCGGTGGTGCCCTTGAAGCGGGCGGGGACCTTGGCCTCCAGGTCCCGGACCCGGCCCTTGGCCTTGACCATCCTCAGGCCGGCCGCCTTCGGCGACGTGACGACGATGCCCGCCGAGTCGTAGCCGCGGTACTCCAGCCGCTGCAGGCCCTCCAGCAGCAGCGGGGCCACGTCACGCTTGCCGATGTATCCGACGATTCCGCACATGTACCGGTTCTTTCCTCAGCCGTAGACGATGCGGCGCAACTGACGGAGCGTCAGCTCCGGCGGTGCCACCGCGCGGTACTTCAGATCCGCCGCGATCCGCTCGAAGATCGTCGCGTTCACCAGGCCCTGGGCCTGGAGTTCGCGGTGGCGGCGACGGACGTACTCCTCGGTCGTCTCGTCGAAGTAGGCGAGCACGTCCTGGACCACGCGCAGCGCCTCGCCCCGGCTCAGCGGGGTGGACCGCGTCAGGTGGTCAACGAGTTCGTCGTGCACCCGGTAGATCCTGAGGGCAGGGAGGGGGGATCCGCAAGAAGCCTGCCCGATATCGGGCAGGAACATCGCGAAGGCTCCGTCCAATGCCACGTGACGGCGCTCACATGCGGCGCAGGACCGCCTGCTTGGCCTGGGTGAACTCCTCGTCGGTCAGCACCCCCGCGCGGTGCAGCTCGCCCAGTTCCCGCAGTCGCCGCAGCAGCGCGTCGTGGTCGTCCCCGGCGCCGGCGCCCGGGGCGGGGCCGGGGCCGGGGCCGGGGCCGGCGCCCGGACCGGTGCCGGACGCGGTGCCACCGTCGCCCCCCGGGCCGGCGGCCGGCGGCGTCGCCGCCGTGATCTCCCGCGGCCGGGACCGCCCGGCGGGCGCCGCCGACGGGTGCGGCAGCCGGGCCTGCACGGCCGCGGCCACCAGCGCCATCAGCGGGTCCTTCTTGAACCCCCACAGCTCCACCGCGTTGGGGTCGTACTTCGGCGGCATCTTGTCCGGCGCCGCCCGCACGGTGAAGCGCAGGTAGCCGTTCTCCAACCCCGACGTCGGCTGCCACTCCACGCCGACGATGTCCTCCAGGGGCAGGGTGCGCGGTCCCGTGGCGGACTTGGCGCTCTCCGCCTGCCACCGCCACTCCAGCCGCACGCGCTCGCCGTCGAAGCCCGCGGTGCCGTCCCCGGCCGACACCGACAGCGGCACCGCCGGGCCCGCCAGCAGGAAGGCGTCCACCGGCCCGGAGGGCACCTCCTCCAGCAGCAGCGCGTTGCGCACCTCCGCCACCAGGTACTCCGCGACGCCGTACCGGTCGGAGTCCACCGTGAGCTGGTACGGGTCGTGCGGTTCGGCCAGCCGGCCGCCCGCCACGTGCAGCAGCGGGTCCGCGCCGTCGCGCAGCCGCAGCCGCAACCGCCCGGACCGCCGGCCCTGTTCGAACGAGATGCCCGCCAACGCCCGCAGCGGGACCAGTACTTCACCCAGCTCCCGGCGGAGCAGCCCGACGGACTTGTCCCGTCCGGGCGTCAGTCGCAGGGCGTCGCCGTCGAAGACCCAGGTGCCGTCGCGCTGGATGATTTCCGTCATGCGGGCATTGTTCCACCGCCGCCGGGGAGGGCGTGGTGCGCGAACCCGGCCTCCGGGCACCGCTGCGGGGAAACCGGCCCCGGCGCGGTGGACGGGCACCCCGGAGGACCGTCTCCGGGGTGCCCGCCGGTCCGGTGCGGGCAGGGTGATGTGCCACACGTACGCGGCCCGGCGCCCGCCCCGCGCGCGGGGTCCGGCCTCCGCGGACACCGCCTCCGGGGAGCGTTCCCGGGCGCCCGGGCGCGGCGGCGCCCGTCCCCGTCCTCCCGCTCGCGGGCACGGAGCCGAGGGCCGCGTGGCGCGCGCGCCCGGCGGGCGGGGCGGCCCCGGGCCGGCCTCCGGGTGTGCTCCGGTGGCGCGGTCAGCCGACCTTCTCGGCCTTCTCGATCGCCTCGGCCAGCCCCTCCAGCAGCGGCGCGCACTTGGCGTAGGACAGGATCGGCTCGGCGGAGCGGGGGATGACCTGGCCGGCCCGGACGGCGGGGAGCCGCTTCCAGGTGGCCTCGGTGATGTCGGCGGGCTGGATGGCGGAGGAGCGGTCGTCCATGATGATGACGTCCGCCGGGTAGGTGTCGACGTTCTCCCAGCTCAGGCTCTCGAACCAGCCGCCGGTCGCCTTCTTGGCCGCCGCGGGCGGCTCGACGAGGTTCACCCCGAGGGCCTTGAAGTACTCCAGGTCCACCGAGAGGTCGCTGCCGGAGACGTAGAACAGCTCGGGACTCGCCGAGCCGGCCAGCACCCGGATCTCCGGCCGGGCCCTGGCGGCGGCGCGCAGCCGGGCCGCCGCGTCCTCGAAGCGCTTCCTCGCGGCCGTCGCCGCCGGCGCCTCCAGGTCGGCGCCGAGGGCCCCGGCCAGCTCCCACACGCGGCGCAGCGGTTCGGTGAGCTGCCGGTCGTAGACCGAGACGGCGAGGCTCGGCGCCAGTTCGGCGATCTTGTCCTTGGACTCCTCGGGTACGGACCACAGGGTGCCGGCGGTGTCGTAGGTGACGGTGAGGAGCAGGTCGGGGGCGAGGGCGGCGTACCTCTCGACGTTGAGTCTGCCCCACTCGTTGCCGAGCACGGTGACCTCGGTGACGTCGAGGTCGCCGGCCTGGACGTCGGGCGTGCCGTCCCTGGTGGTGGTGGGGCCGAACACGCCCTTCACGCGCACCCCGTAGTCGTGGAGGGCGGCGGCGACGCCGGTGAAGGCGACGAGTGACGCCGGCCTCGCGTCCAGCCTCACGGTGGTGCCGCGGTCGTCCGTGAAGGACCAGGGGCCCGTTGCCGCCCCGCTCGCACCCGGGCCGGCCGCGCCCTCCCCGCCGGTCCCGCAGGCGGGGAGGACGGCACCGAGGCCGAGGGCGCCGCCGGCGGCGAGGAGGGTGCGACGGGTGGGGCGGGCGTGGGGCATGGCGCGACTGCCTTCGAACAGGGCGGAACGTTCCACCGGACACTGAGGGGAGTGAGGTTAGCCTAACCTTACTTCCCTCAGTGTCCGGGGCCGCCCCGCCACCGACCGCCGGCTCGCGAGGCCCCCGGGCCCCGCAGTGTCAGCCCGTCAGCCCCAGCTCGCGGGCGATCAGCATCCGCTGCACCTCGCTGGTGCCCTCGCCGATCTCCAGGATCTTCGAGTCCCGCCACATCCGGGCCACCGGGTACTCGTTCATGAAGCCGTAGCCGCCGTGCACCTGGGTGGCGTCCCGGGCGTTGTCCACCGCGACGGTGGACGAGTACAGCTTGGCGAGGGCGGCCTCCTTCTTGAACGGCTCGCCCGCCACCAGCCGCGAGGCCGCGTCCCGCCAGGCCAGACGCGACGTGTGGGCCTTCATCTCCATGTCGGCGATCTTGAACTGGATCGCCTGGTTGGCCCCGATCGGCCGGCCGAAGGCGTGCCGCTCCCTGGCGTACTTCACCGACTCGTCCACGCAGCCCTGCGCCAGACCGGTGCCGAGCGCCGCGATGGCGATGCGGCCCTCGTCCAGGATGCGCAGGAACTGGGCGTAGCCGCGGCCCTCCTCGCCCAGCAGGTTGGCGGCCGGGACCCGCACGTCGGAGAAGGACAGCTCGCGGGTGTCCGAGGCGTTCCAGCCGACCTTGGAGTACGGGGCGGCCACCGTGAAGCCGGGTGTGCCCGACGGCACGATGATCGCCGAGATCCGCGGGCGGCCGTCGGGCTTGCGGCCGGTGACCGCGGTGACCGTGACCAGGCCGGTGATGTCCGTACCGGAGTTGGTGATGAAGCACTTGGTGCCGTTGATCACCCACTCGCCGGCCGACTCGTCCAGCCGGGCCGTGGTGC
This genomic window contains:
- a CDS encoding universal stress protein is translated as MAGHEFFEPADRKRPVAEPTAAEPLAAEDPRQLCDPAFKHGVVVGFDGSTSSERALAYAIGMARRLGAGLVIVHVANRLPTTVWAGCEPPVFVDVPDHRTEVLGLELACADHLSEVPWILVERGGDICHELEEVGREYEADAIVVGSSHGVVGRLFGSVAGRLAKRARRPVVVIP
- a CDS encoding ABC transporter substrate-binding protein, whose protein sequence is MPHARPTRRTLLAAGGALGLGAVLPACGTGGEGAAGPGASGAATGPWSFTDDRGTTVRLDARPASLVAFTGVAAALHDYGVRVKGVFGPTTTRDGTPDVQAGDLDVTEVTVLGNEWGRLNVERYAALAPDLLLTVTYDTAGTLWSVPEESKDKIAELAPSLAVSVYDRQLTEPLRRVWELAGALGADLEAPAATAARKRFEDAAARLRAAARARPEIRVLAGSASPELFYVSGSDLSVDLEYFKALGVNLVEPPAAAKKATGGWFESLSWENVDTYPADVIIMDDRSSAIQPADITEATWKRLPAVRAGQVIPRSAEPILSYAKCAPLLEGLAEAIEKAEKVG
- a CDS encoding acyl-CoA dehydrogenase family protein, with the protein product MDHKLSPELEELRRTVEEFAHDVVAPKIGDFYERHEFPYEIVREMGRMGLFGLPFPEEYGGMGGDYLALGLALEELARVDSSVAITLEAGVSLGAMPIHLFGTEEQKRTWLPRLCSGEMLGAFGLTEPDGGSDAGATRTTARLDESAGEWVINGTKCFITNSGTDITGLVTVTAVTGRKPDGRPRISAIIVPSGTPGFTVAAPYSKVGWNASDTRELSFSDVRVPAANLLGEEGRGYAQFLRILDEGRIAIAALGTGLAQGCVDESVKYARERHAFGRPIGANQAIQFKIADMEMKAHTSRLAWRDAASRLVAGEPFKKEAALAKLYSSTVAVDNARDATQVHGGYGFMNEYPVARMWRDSKILEIGEGTSEVQRMLIARELGLTG
- a CDS encoding DUF4429 domain-containing protein, with the translated sequence MTEIIQRDGTWVFDGDALRLTPGRDKSVGLLRRELGEVLVPLRALAGISFEQGRRSGRLRLRLRDGADPLLHVAGGRLAEPHDPYQLTVDSDRYGVAEYLVAEVRNALLLEEVPSGPVDAFLLAGPAVPLSVSAGDGTAGFDGERVRLEWRWQAESAKSATGPRTLPLEDIVGVEWQPTSGLENGYLRFTVRAAPDKMPPKYDPNAVELWGFKKDPLMALVAAAVQARLPHPSAAPAGRSRPREITAATPPAAGPGGDGGTASGTGPGAGPGPGPGPAPGAGAGDDHDALLRRLRELGELHRAGVLTDEEFTQAKQAVLRRM
- the glmS gene encoding glutamine--fructose-6-phosphate transaminase (isomerizing); protein product: MCGIVGYIGKRDVAPLLLEGLQRLEYRGYDSAGIVVTSPKAAGLRMVKAKGRVRDLEAKVPARFKGTTGIAHTRWATHGAPSDVNAHPHLSADEKVAVVHNGIIDNAADLRRKLEADGVEFLSETDTEVLVHLIARSEAARLEDKVRDTLRLVEGTYGIAVMHAGFPERIVVARNGSPVVLGIGEKEMFVASDIAALVTHTRQIVTLGDGEMATLKADDFRTYTTEGTRTTAEPTTVEWEAASYDMGGHDTYMHKEIHEQAEAVDRVLRGRIDDRFSTVHLGGLNLGAREARAVRRVKILGCGTSYHAGMIGAQMIEELARIPADAEPASEFRYRDPVVDPDTLYVAVSQSGETYDVLAAVQELKRKGARVLGIVNVVGSAIAREADGGMYVHAGPEVCVVSTKCFTNTTVAFALLALHLGRTRDLSVRDGRRIIEGLRRLPEQISGILAREDEIEKLAARCAEARSMLFIGRVRGYPVAREASLKLKEVSYIHAEAYPASELKHGPLALIEPALPTVAIVPDDDLLEKNRAAMEEIKARSGPILAVAHRKQEQADHTIVVPKNEDELDPILLGIPLQLLAYHTALALGRDIDKPRNLAKSVTVE